Proteins from a single region of Hordeum vulgare subsp. vulgare chromosome 6H, MorexV3_pseudomolecules_assembly, whole genome shotgun sequence:
- the LOC123402556 gene encoding DNA replication licensing factor MCM5 → MSGWDEGAVFYSDQAQFPQGDPAAADITRHSALRKFKEFLRGFTGPTGDFPYRESLVHNRDHVTVAIEDLDAFDAELADRIRKAPADYLPLFETAGSEVLASLRSKVAGETGEMEEPVTGDVQIFLSSKENCVSMRSIGADYMSKLVKIAGIAIAASRVKAKATHVTLLCKNCRSVRTVPCRPGLGGAIVPRSCDHVPQPGEEPCPLDPWIAVPDKSKYVDLQTLKLQENPEDVPTGELPRNVLLSVDRHLVQTIVPGTRLTVVGIYSVFQASGTNNQKGAVGVKQPYIRIVGLEQSRDDNTNGPSHFTLDEEMEFKEFAQRPDAYSKICSMIGPSIYGHGDVKKAIACLLFGGSKKRLPDGARLRGDIHALLLGDPSTAKSQFLKFVEKTAPIAVYTSGKGSSAAGLTASVTRDSNSREFYLEGGAMVLADGGVVCIDEFDKMRPEDRVAIHEAMEQQTISIAKAGITTVLNSRTSVLAAANPISGRYDDLKTAQDNIDLQTTILSRFDLIFIVKDVRMYEQDKRIANHIIKVHASGAATQANKNADVNEGENWLKRYVEYCRNTCRPRLSEKAAEMLQNKYVEIRQKMRQQSHETGRAAAIPITVRQLEAIIRLSESLAKMRLTSVATPEHIEEAFRLFNVSTVDAARSGINEHLNLSPEIANEIKQAEAQIKRRMGIGSHISERRLLDELNRMGMNESIVRRALVIMHQRDEVEYKRERHVIVRKA, encoded by the exons atgtcggGCTGGGACGAGGGCGCCGTCTTCTACAGCGACCAGGCGCAGTTCCCGCAGGgcgaccccgccgccgccgacaTCACCCGCCACTCCGCCCtccgcaagttcaaggagttcctcCGCGGCTTCACCGGCCCCACCGGCGACTTCCCCTACCG CGAGAGCCTCGTGCACAACCGCGACCATGTCACCGTCGCCATCGAGGACCTCGACGCCTTCGACGCCGAGCTCGCCGACAGGATCCGCAAGGCGCCCGCGGACTACCTGCCGCTG TTTGAGACGGCTGGGTCCGAGGTTCTCGCCAGCCTTAGGTCGAAGGTCGCCGGCGAGACTGGGGAAATGGAGGAGCCTGTCACCGGCGATGTGCAGATCTTCCTCTCCTCCAAGGAGAATTGCGTCTCCATGAGATCTATTGGG GCAGATTACATGTCGAAATTGGTGAAGATTGCGGGTATTGCAATTGCCGCTTCGAGGGTGAAAGCCAAGGCCACTCATGTGACTCTGCTCTGCAAGAACTGCAGGAGTGTGAGGACTGTGCCGTGCAGGCCAGGCCTAGGTGGTGCTATTGTCCCACGGTCCTGTGATCATGTTCCTCAG CCTGGAGAAGAGCCTTGCCCCCTGGACCCCTGGATTGCAGTCCCTGACAAGAGCAAGTATGTGGATCTACAGACTCTCAAATTGCAGGAAAATCCCGAG GATGTTCCAACCGGTGAGCTTCCACGGAATGTGCTGCTTTCTGTAGACAGACATCTTGTTCAGACAATTGTTCCAGGAACTAGATTAACTGTGGTTGGCATCTACAGTGTATTCCAAGCATCTGGGACAAACAA CCAGAAAGGTGCTGTTGGAGTTAAACAGCCCTACATTAGAATTGTGGGGTTAGAGCAGTCTCGAGATGACAACACAAATGGACCCTCACATTTCACACTCGATGAG GAAATGGAATTCAAAGAATTTGCGCAgaggccagatgcatattccaagATTTGTTCAATGATTGGCCCTTCAATTTATGGTCATGGTGATGTCAAGAAAGCTATTGCGTGCCTTTTGTTTGGGGGATCAAAGAAG AGGCTACCAGATGGTGCCCGTTTGAGAGGGGACATTCATGCCTTGCTCTTGGGTGATCCATCCACAGCAAAATCCCAG TTTCTCAAGTTTGTAGAGAAGACGGCACCAATTGCAGTCTATACCTCTGGAAAAGGTTCATCTGCAGCTGGTCTTACAGCATCTGTAACCCGGGATAGTAACTCG CGTGAGTTTTATTTGGAAGGAGGGGCCATGGTATTGGCTGATGGTGGAGTGGTTTgtattgatgaatttgacaaaatGAGGCCTGAAGACAG GGTTGCAATTCATGAGGCCATGGAGCAGCAGACCATATCTATTGCCAAGGCTGGCATTACAACAGTACTCAATTCGAGGACCTCAGTTCTTGCAGCTGCCAATCCAATTTCGGGCCGGTATGATGATCTGAAG ACCGCACAAGATAATATAGATCTGCAGACAACAATCCTTTCTCGGTTTGATCTAATCTTCATAGTTAAAGATGTCAGAATGTATGAGCAAGATAAG CGAATAGCAAATCACATCAttaaggtgcatgccagtggtgcTGCAACTCAAGCAAACAAGAATGCAGATGTCAATGAAGGAGAGAATTGGCTGAAAAG GTATGTCGAGTACTGCCGCAACACATGTAGACCACGACTCTCAGAAAAAGCAGCAGAGATGCTGCAGAACAAATATGTTGAGATCAGACAG AAAATGAGACAACAATCCCACGAGACAGGAAGAGCTGCAGCCATACCCATCACTGTGAGGCAGCTTGAAGCTATTATACGGTTGAGCGAATCTCTTGCAAAGATGAGATT GACTAGTGTGGCTACGCCAGAGCACATAGAAGAGGCATTTAGACTGTTCAATGTCTCCACCGTTGATGCCGCAAGATCTGGAATCAACGAGCATCTTAACTTGTCACCGGAGATTGCAAATGAAATCAAG CAAGCCGAAGCGCAGATAAAAAGAAGGATGGGAATTGGGAGCCACATATCTGAGCGACGGCTGCTCGATGAACTGAATCGGATGGGGATGAACGAATCCATT GTGAGAAGAGCCCTTGTGATTATGCACCAGAGGGATGAAGTGGAGTACAAGAGGGAGCGCCATGTGATTGTCCGCAAGGCTTGA
- the LOC123402558 gene encoding aspartate aminotransferase, chloroplastic isoform X2 produces the protein MASALSAPAASAVAAAAAARRKVFGGGRNDGRAGCRVGIARKNTGHIAMALTVHASRFEGVSMAPPDPILGVSEAFKADTSDLKLNLGVGAYRTEELQPAVLNVVKKAEKLMLEKGENKEYLPIEGFAAFNKATADLLLGADNPVIKQGRVATLQSLSGTGSLRLAAAFIQRYFPDAKVLISSPTWGNHKNIFNDARVPWSEYRYYDPKTVGLDFEGMIADIQAAPEGSFVLLHGCAHNPTGIDPTPQQWEKLADLIEEKKHMPFFDVAYQGFASGSLDEDASSVRLFVKRGLEVFVAQSYSKNLGLYAERIGAINVICTAPEVADRVKSQLKRLARPMYSNPPIHGAKIVANVVGDPTMFGEWKEEMEQMAGRIKNVRQKLYDSLTAKDQSGKDWSFILSQIGMFSFTGLNRTQSDNMTDKWHIYMTKDGRISLAGLNLAKCEYLADAIIDSFHNVN, from the exons ATGGCCTCCGCCCTCTCCGCGCCGGCGGCCTCCgcggtcgccgccgccgccgccgcccggcgCAAG GTGTTCGGCGGAGGAAGGAACGACGGGAGGGCCGGGTGCCGCGTAGGGATCGCGAGGAAG AATACTGGCCACATAGCGATGGCACTTACAGTACACGCTTCTCGCTTTGAAGGAGTGTCGATGGCCCCTCCAGACCCGATCCTTGGGGTCTCGGAAGCGTTTAAAGCAGATACAAGTGATCTGAAGCTCAACCTTGGTGTTGGCGCCTACAGAACGGAAGAGCTACAGCCCGCAGTCCTCAACGTTGTCAAGAAG GCTGAAAAACTTATGCTAGAGAAAggagaaaacaaagag TATCTGCCTATTGAAGGCTTTGCTGCATTTAACAAAGCAACTGCAGATCTATTGCTTGGAGCTGACAATCCTGTCATCAAGCAAGGACGG GTTGCTACTCTTCAGTCTCTCTCAGGGACTGGATCATTACGCCTTGCTGCAGCATTTATTCAGAGATACTTCCCTGATGCAAAAGTACTTATATCATCTCCCACATGGG GAAACCACAAAAACATATTCAATGATGCTAGGGTGCCATGGTCAGAATACCGGTATTATGATCCCAAGACTGTTGGGCTGGATTTTGAAGGAATGATAGCTGACATACAG GCTGCCCCAGAAGGGTCTTTTGTTCTGCTACATGGTTGTGCTCACAATCCAACTGGAATAGACCCAACTCCTCAACAGTGGGAGAAACTGGCAGATCTGATTGAAGAGAAAAAACATATGCCTTTCTTTGATGTTGCCTATCAA GGTTTTGCCAGTGGAAGCCTTGATGAAGATGCATCCTCCGTCAGGCTTTTTGTTAAGCGTGGCCTGGAAGTGTTTGTTGCACAGTCTTACAGCAAGAACCTTGGTCTATATGCAGAAAGGATCGGTGCGATAAATGTCATTTGCACAGCACCGGAAGTTGCAGATAG GGTGAAGAGCCAGTTGAAGCGATTGGCGCGGCCCATGTACTCAAACCCACCTATTCACGGTGCCAAGATCGTCGCCAACGTTGTTGGAGACCCTACCATGTTCGGTGAGTGGAAAGAAGAGATGGAACAAATGGCAGGGCGGATCAAGAATGTTCGGCAGAAGCTTTACGATAGCTTGACTGCAAAGGACCAGTCTGGCAAGGACTGGTCTTTCATTCTTAGCCAGATAGGCATGTTCTCCTTCACGGGCTTGAACAGAACCCAG AGCGATAACATGACCGATAAATGGCACATATATATGACCAAGGACGGGAGGATTTCGTTGGCAGGGCTGAACCTGGCGAAATGCGAGTACCTTGCTGATGCCATCATCGACTCCTTCCACAATGTCAACTAG
- the LOC123402558 gene encoding aspartate aminotransferase, chloroplastic isoform X1 codes for MASALSAPAASAVAAAAAARRKAQVFGGGRNDGRAGCRVGIARKNTGHIAMALTVHASRFEGVSMAPPDPILGVSEAFKADTSDLKLNLGVGAYRTEELQPAVLNVVKKAEKLMLEKGENKEYLPIEGFAAFNKATADLLLGADNPVIKQGRVATLQSLSGTGSLRLAAAFIQRYFPDAKVLISSPTWGNHKNIFNDARVPWSEYRYYDPKTVGLDFEGMIADIQAAPEGSFVLLHGCAHNPTGIDPTPQQWEKLADLIEEKKHMPFFDVAYQGFASGSLDEDASSVRLFVKRGLEVFVAQSYSKNLGLYAERIGAINVICTAPEVADRVKSQLKRLARPMYSNPPIHGAKIVANVVGDPTMFGEWKEEMEQMAGRIKNVRQKLYDSLTAKDQSGKDWSFILSQIGMFSFTGLNRTQSDNMTDKWHIYMTKDGRISLAGLNLAKCEYLADAIIDSFHNVN; via the exons ATGGCCTCCGCCCTCTCCGCGCCGGCGGCCTCCgcggtcgccgccgccgccgccgcccggcgCAA GGCGCAGGTGTTCGGCGGAGGAAGGAACGACGGGAGGGCCGGGTGCCGCGTAGGGATCGCGAGGAAG AATACTGGCCACATAGCGATGGCACTTACAGTACACGCTTCTCGCTTTGAAGGAGTGTCGATGGCCCCTCCAGACCCGATCCTTGGGGTCTCGGAAGCGTTTAAAGCAGATACAAGTGATCTGAAGCTCAACCTTGGTGTTGGCGCCTACAGAACGGAAGAGCTACAGCCCGCAGTCCTCAACGTTGTCAAGAAG GCTGAAAAACTTATGCTAGAGAAAggagaaaacaaagag TATCTGCCTATTGAAGGCTTTGCTGCATTTAACAAAGCAACTGCAGATCTATTGCTTGGAGCTGACAATCCTGTCATCAAGCAAGGACGG GTTGCTACTCTTCAGTCTCTCTCAGGGACTGGATCATTACGCCTTGCTGCAGCATTTATTCAGAGATACTTCCCTGATGCAAAAGTACTTATATCATCTCCCACATGGG GAAACCACAAAAACATATTCAATGATGCTAGGGTGCCATGGTCAGAATACCGGTATTATGATCCCAAGACTGTTGGGCTGGATTTTGAAGGAATGATAGCTGACATACAG GCTGCCCCAGAAGGGTCTTTTGTTCTGCTACATGGTTGTGCTCACAATCCAACTGGAATAGACCCAACTCCTCAACAGTGGGAGAAACTGGCAGATCTGATTGAAGAGAAAAAACATATGCCTTTCTTTGATGTTGCCTATCAA GGTTTTGCCAGTGGAAGCCTTGATGAAGATGCATCCTCCGTCAGGCTTTTTGTTAAGCGTGGCCTGGAAGTGTTTGTTGCACAGTCTTACAGCAAGAACCTTGGTCTATATGCAGAAAGGATCGGTGCGATAAATGTCATTTGCACAGCACCGGAAGTTGCAGATAG GGTGAAGAGCCAGTTGAAGCGATTGGCGCGGCCCATGTACTCAAACCCACCTATTCACGGTGCCAAGATCGTCGCCAACGTTGTTGGAGACCCTACCATGTTCGGTGAGTGGAAAGAAGAGATGGAACAAATGGCAGGGCGGATCAAGAATGTTCGGCAGAAGCTTTACGATAGCTTGACTGCAAAGGACCAGTCTGGCAAGGACTGGTCTTTCATTCTTAGCCAGATAGGCATGTTCTCCTTCACGGGCTTGAACAGAACCCAG AGCGATAACATGACCGATAAATGGCACATATATATGACCAAGGACGGGAGGATTTCGTTGGCAGGGCTGAACCTGGCGAAATGCGAGTACCTTGCTGATGCCATCATCGACTCCTTCCACAATGTCAACTAG